From Nitrospirota bacterium, a single genomic window includes:
- a CDS encoding YjbQ family protein, whose amino-acid sequence MVKNITVRTKARTEFVDITDEVQKVITETGIKSGICYLYIPHTTAAITINEGADPSVVRDIQATLMRLIPFEGDYYHREGNSDAHIKSTTIGVSQFVLVEDGKPLLGTWQSIYLCEFDGPRHRRVSVKVIGD is encoded by the coding sequence ATGGTAAAAAACATAACCGTCAGGACTAAGGCCAGAACAGAGTTTGTGGACATCACAGATGAGGTGCAGAAGGTTATTACAGAGACAGGGATAAAAAGCGGTATCTGCTACCTCTATATCCCGCATACAACAGCAGCAATAACAATCAATGAGGGAGCGGATCCATCCGTAGTGAGAGACATACAGGCAACTTTAATGCGCCTGATACCCTTTGAGGGAGACTATTATCACCGGGAGGGAAATTCGGATGCCCATATAAAGTCAACCACAATCGGTGTTTCTCAGTTTGTCTTAGTTGAAGACGGGAAACCACTGCTTGGAACCTGGCAGTCTATATATCTGTGTGAATTTGATGGGCCAAGGCACAGGCGAGTCTCTGTAAAAGTTATCGGCGATTAG
- a CDS encoding molybdopterin molybdotransferase MoeA, translating into MKDMLGRENAIPVEMARELLLKSITPTLPDEVEKEIDDPMSLSNGMVLSRDIFSPEDMPGFSRSTVDGFAVKSSDTFGATEGFPAYLNQIGEVIMGAEPAFKLDKGNAAKIATGGMLPDGADAVVMLEHIQEVNENLIEVLKPVAPSENVIHAGEDIKKGELVLEKGSRLRPQDIGALAGLGITKVWLYKKPLVSIISTGDEIVHSGPLKLGQVRDINSYNLAGLITLNGGQPVKKGIFPDKYNEIKNAVSSSIKESSMVLITGGSSVGTKDMTVRVINDLGLPGVLFHGVSVKPGKPIIGGIVNGVPVFGLPGHPAAVTVCFELFIEPVLRALTGEKTRISQTIRKTVKARLTKNLASSTGREEHVRVRIEEIDGELWAVPILGKSGLITTLVKADGTVVIPLKKQGMEKGEEVEVKLF; encoded by the coding sequence ATGAAAGACATGTTAGGACGGGAAAATGCCATTCCTGTAGAGATGGCAAGGGAACTACTTCTAAAATCCATTACCCCCACCCTGCCAGACGAAGTCGAAAAAGAAATAGATGATCCCATGAGCTTGTCGAATGGTATGGTACTGTCGAGGGATATTTTTTCGCCTGAAGACATGCCCGGGTTTTCACGCTCAACAGTGGATGGCTTTGCAGTAAAATCATCAGACACCTTTGGTGCTACAGAAGGCTTTCCAGCATATTTAAATCAAATCGGAGAAGTTATCATGGGAGCAGAACCTGCATTCAAACTTGATAAAGGCAATGCTGCAAAAATAGCCACAGGCGGCATGCTCCCTGACGGCGCTGATGCTGTTGTGATGCTGGAACACATCCAGGAAGTTAATGAAAATTTAATTGAAGTCCTTAAACCAGTAGCCCCCTCGGAAAATGTGATACACGCAGGCGAGGACATAAAAAAAGGAGAGCTTGTCCTTGAAAAAGGCTCAAGACTGAGGCCGCAGGATATAGGTGCCCTTGCAGGTCTGGGAATAACTAAGGTGTGGCTCTATAAAAAACCATTGGTCTCCATAATCTCAACAGGTGATGAGATTGTCCATTCAGGCCCCTTGAAATTAGGCCAGGTAAGAGATATTAATTCATATAACCTCGCTGGCCTTATAACACTAAACGGAGGACAGCCAGTAAAAAAAGGCATCTTCCCTGATAAATATAACGAGATAAAAAATGCTGTCAGTTCCTCCATAAAAGAGTCATCTATGGTATTAATAACAGGCGGCAGCTCGGTTGGGACAAAGGACATGACAGTCAGGGTAATAAATGACCTCGGCCTGCCAGGAGTTTTATTTCATGGCGTCTCGGTCAAACCAGGGAAACCAATAATCGGAGGCATTGTTAATGGCGTCCCTGTCTTTGGTCTTCCAGGGCATCCTGCTGCTGTAACGGTCTGTTTTGAGCTTTTTATAGAACCTGTTTTGAGGGCGCTGACAGGGGAGAAGACACGTATAAGCCAGACGATTAGAAAAACAGTAAAGGCAAGACTTACAAAAAACCTTGCATCAAGCACAGGCAGAGAGGAACATGTAAGGGTCAGAATCGAGGAAATAGATGGAGAGCTGTGGGCAGTGCCAATCCTCGGAAAATCAGGCCTCATCACAACATTAGTAAAAGCAGATGGGACAGTCGTCATACCTTTAAAAAAACAGGGCATGGAAAAAGGTGAAGAGGTTGAGGTAAAGTTGTTCTAA
- the ftsZ gene encoding cell division protein FtsZ: MFELEEIRSISAKIKVIGVGGAGGNAVNGMISSNLHGIEFVVVNTDAQALDSSLASKRIQIGAELTKGLGAGAYPEIGRQAALDDRDAIKEAMHGADMIFITAGMGGGTGTGASPVIAEIARELGILTTAVVTKPFVFEGSRRAKNADEGIKELKKHGDAIIVVQNNRLLSIADKGMPMLQTLRIANDVLRQAIQGIADLILIPGLINLDFADIRTVMAETGRAVMGIGTAAGENRAVTAAKMAISSPLLEEASIDGAKGVIINITGGPSLSLYEVHEASSLIHDAAHEDANIIFGSVINPDIDEEVKVTVIATGFGEQSQVEMPSYKKWRPSREAIVLKGSERILSKDIDLSLKIDENDLDIPTFIRKTHLKDAPRFL; this comes from the coding sequence ATGTTTGAACTCGAAGAAATAAGGAGTATATCAGCTAAGATTAAAGTTATCGGGGTTGGAGGTGCAGGAGGAAATGCTGTCAATGGCATGATATCCTCCAACCTCCATGGGATTGAATTTGTAGTGGTTAATACAGATGCTCAGGCGCTGGATTCTTCCCTTGCATCGAAGCGCATCCAGATCGGCGCTGAGCTGACAAAGGGCCTTGGTGCTGGCGCTTACCCTGAGATTGGCAGGCAGGCTGCCCTCGATGACAGGGATGCCATTAAAGAGGCCATGCATGGTGCAGACATGATCTTTATAACCGCTGGTATGGGCGGTGGAACAGGGACAGGTGCGTCCCCTGTTATTGCAGAGATTGCAAGAGAGCTTGGGATACTCACGACCGCAGTTGTCACCAAGCCTTTTGTCTTTGAAGGAAGCAGGAGGGCGAAAAATGCTGATGAGGGTATAAAGGAGCTGAAGAAACATGGTGATGCTATTATTGTTGTGCAGAACAACAGGCTCCTCAGCATTGCAGATAAAGGAATGCCTATGCTTCAGACATTAAGGATTGCCAACGACGTTCTAAGACAGGCCATTCAGGGTATCGCAGATTTGATTCTTATACCAGGCCTTATAAACCTCGATTTTGCGGATATCAGAACCGTAATGGCTGAGACAGGAAGGGCCGTTATGGGGATAGGTACTGCAGCAGGTGAGAACAGGGCAGTTACAGCCGCAAAAATGGCCATATCAAGCCCCCTCCTGGAGGAGGCCTCCATTGATGGTGCAAAAGGTGTGATTATAAACATCACTGGAGGCCCCTCCCTCTCCCTATATGAGGTTCATGAGGCATCGAGCTTGATTCATGATGCTGCACATGAGGACGCCAATATAATCTTTGGCTCTGTTATAAACCCTGACATTGATGAAGAGGTTAAAGTCACGGTGATTGCAACTGGCTTTGGAGAGCAATCTCAGGTTGAAATGCCTTCTTATAAGAAATGGAGACCATCCAGGGAGGCCATAGTCCTGAAAGGTTCTGAGAGAATTCTCTCCAAGGATATTGACCTTAGTTTAAAGATAGATGAGAACGACCTTGATATACCCACATTTATACGCAAGACCCACCTAAAGGATGCCCCGAGGTTTCTGTAA
- the ftsA gene encoding cell division protein FtsA: MKGDNLIVGLDVGTTKICAIVGEVRTGALDIIGLGSAPSKGLRKGVVVNIESTVESIRKAIREAEIMSGIEIKAVYVGIAGGHINSFPSHGVIAVKEKEISQRDIDRVVDAAKAVAIPLDREVLHVIPMDFIVDGQDGIKDPRGMSGVRLEAKVHIVTGAVASVQNLVKCCEKAGLDVIDIVLEPLASGEATLSQDEKDLGVGIVDVGGGTTDIALFHGGSICHTSVLTLGGSHFTNDIAVGLRTPTPEAERIKKKYGCAILTMVNPEEEIDVVYAGDRPHRKIPRRYLVEILQLRAEELFELVKEEIRKGSSSNVIASGIVLTGGAALMDGMDSLAENILELPVRVGNPVGIGGLKDIVSSPMYATGVGLVLYGAKDIGAEQGFKEGGLFQGILNRMKDWVDGIFK; encoded by the coding sequence ATGAAAGGGGACAATCTTATAGTTGGCCTTGATGTCGGGACGACAAAGATATGTGCCATTGTCGGGGAAGTGAGGACAGGCGCGTTGGATATCATCGGCCTGGGCAGCGCCCCTTCTAAAGGTTTGAGAAAAGGGGTAGTGGTCAATATAGAAAGCACTGTCGAGTCGATAAGGAAGGCTATCAGGGAAGCTGAGATTATGTCTGGCATTGAGATAAAAGCTGTGTATGTCGGCATTGCTGGAGGGCACATAAACAGTTTTCCGAGCCACGGCGTCATAGCTGTAAAAGAGAAAGAAATCAGCCAGAGAGACATAGACAGGGTTGTAGATGCAGCTAAGGCAGTGGCAATACCACTTGACAGGGAGGTTCTTCACGTTATCCCCATGGATTTCATTGTTGATGGACAGGACGGTATAAAGGACCCCAGGGGGATGAGTGGTGTAAGGCTTGAGGCAAAAGTGCATATAGTAACCGGAGCCGTGGCATCTGTGCAGAACCTTGTCAAATGCTGTGAGAAGGCCGGGCTGGATGTTATAGATATAGTCCTTGAGCCTCTGGCCTCGGGTGAAGCTACTTTAAGTCAGGATGAGAAAGACCTTGGAGTTGGTATTGTGGATGTTGGAGGAGGTACAACAGACATCGCCCTTTTTCATGGAGGCAGTATCTGTCACACCTCTGTTCTTACCCTGGGAGGGAGTCATTTTACAAACGATATTGCGGTAGGGCTGAGGACTCCTACCCCCGAGGCTGAAAGGATTAAGAAGAAATATGGTTGTGCAATACTCACAATGGTAAATCCTGAAGAAGAGATAGATGTTGTCTATGCAGGTGACAGGCCGCACAGGAAGATACCGAGACGCTATCTTGTGGAGATACTTCAACTGAGGGCTGAAGAGCTTTTTGAGCTTGTTAAAGAAGAAATAAGAAAAGGCAGTAGCAGTAATGTCATAGCCTCAGGCATAGTCCTGACAGGCGGGGCTGCCCTTATGGACGGGATGGATTCCCTGGCTGAAAATATCCTCGAGCTGCCTGTGAGGGTGGGGAACCCTGTGGGTATCGGAGGCCTTAAAGATATTGTGAGTAGCCCCATGTATGCCACAGGTGTCGGCCTCGTGCTTTACGGAGCAAAGGATATCGGGGCTGAGCAGGGTTTTAAAGAAGGCGGCCTCTTTCAGGGAATACTGAACAGGATGAAAGATTGGGTGGATGGAATATTTAAATAA
- a CDS encoding FtsQ-type POTRA domain-containing protein — MRSKNHRKQSAYWHGERLRIYLKRGALVISLTGLLFLSFFSIKFASKAFSVRDIKVSGNHYIGEDELKSKIGISKGENLFKVSLRDIEEKLKASAWIKGASLRKEFPGTLRVKVEETVPKAIVESKGNLYLIAPEGNLLEALGGDRTPFLPVITGIDFKKNKAGIEEALKLVDALNEKGIAGERNSIEIYAVRPYGLVVNIDDKIIRIGYNRYNEKLERWKEIEVELRKKGVMPENIDYIDLRFKNSVIVKPVKVVK, encoded by the coding sequence TTGCGCTCAAAGAATCATAGGAAACAATCTGCCTACTGGCATGGAGAAAGGTTAAGGATTTATCTGAAAAGGGGAGCCCTTGTGATTTCTCTGACTGGCTTACTTTTTCTGTCTTTCTTCTCCATAAAGTTCGCAAGCAAGGCATTTTCTGTAAGAGATATTAAGGTTTCAGGCAATCACTATATCGGCGAGGACGAGCTTAAATCAAAGATTGGAATTAGTAAAGGCGAGAACCTTTTTAAGGTTTCTTTAAGAGACATCGAAGAGAAGCTTAAGGCATCTGCCTGGATTAAAGGGGCATCGCTCAGAAAGGAGTTTCCGGGTACACTCAGGGTAAAGGTTGAGGAGACTGTACCAAAGGCTATCGTTGAATCAAAAGGCAATCTGTATCTCATAGCCCCTGAGGGTAATCTCCTTGAGGCTTTGGGTGGTGACAGGACACCATTCTTACCGGTGATAACAGGCATTGATTTTAAAAAAAATAAGGCAGGCATAGAAGAAGCCCTCAAGTTAGTTGATGCTTTAAATGAAAAGGGAATTGCTGGTGAAAGAAATTCGATAGAGATTTATGCAGTTCGGCCTTATGGCCTCGTAGTGAATATTGACGATAAGATAATCAGGATTGGCTATAACAGATATAATGAGAAACTCGAACGCTGGAAAGAGATAGAAGTGGAACTCAGGAAGAAAGGTGTGATGCCTGAAAACATCGATTACATAGATTTGAGATTTAAAAACTCGGTCATAGTAAAGCCTGTGAAGGTTGTTAAATGA
- a CDS encoding D-alanine--D-alanine ligase translates to MVKELLTTKRIGVLMGGLSSERDISIRSGLAVYQALQELGYNTVPVDVGKDIMTLLKKEKIKVAFLALHGGMGEDGAIQGMLEVIGIPYTGSGILASALAMDKEASKKIFMYHGLKVPPFVVISRESSVVKKGKAIGYRLPTFDFPMPWVVKPAVEGSSVGVSIAKDETGLEAAVEKAFSFGPRTIIEKFIDGKEVHIGILGNRVLGGVEVRPSLEFYSYEAKYTSGLTEYIIPPELDSNVYERAKDAGLLAHRALGCSGGTRVDLRIDEKGDPYVLEVNTLPGMTATSLLPKIAQSAGLNFKQLVEEILRLALKES, encoded by the coding sequence ATGGTTAAGGAGCTTCTTACAACAAAAAGGATCGGCGTGCTTATGGGAGGGCTTTCCTCTGAAAGGGATATTTCTATAAGGAGTGGCCTTGCAGTTTACCAGGCGCTTCAGGAACTCGGGTATAACACAGTTCCTGTGGATGTTGGAAAAGACATTATGACATTACTCAAGAAAGAAAAGATAAAGGTTGCCTTCTTAGCACTCCATGGCGGTATGGGTGAAGATGGCGCGATTCAGGGAATGCTTGAGGTCATTGGAATTCCTTATACGGGCTCTGGAATCCTGGCCTCTGCCCTTGCTATGGATAAAGAGGCGTCTAAAAAGATCTTTATGTATCACGGACTAAAGGTGCCGCCCTTTGTAGTCATCAGTCGTGAGTCGTCAGTTGTGAAGAAGGGAAAGGCTATTGGCTATCGACTACCGACTTTCGACTTTCCTATGCCCTGGGTAGTAAAGCCTGCTGTTGAGGGTTCAAGTGTTGGAGTGAGTATTGCGAAAGACGAGACAGGTCTTGAGGCTGCTGTGGAAAAGGCATTTTCTTTTGGTCCAAGGACCATCATTGAGAAATTCATTGATGGCAAAGAGGTTCATATCGGAATTCTCGGCAATAGAGTTTTAGGTGGTGTGGAGGTCAGACCTTCACTTGAATTTTATAGTTATGAGGCCAAATATACATCCGGCCTCACCGAATACATCATTCCACCTGAATTAGATAGCAATGTCTATGAAAGGGCAAAAGATGCTGGCCTGCTGGCCCACAGGGCGCTCGGATGTTCTGGCGGGACAAGGGTTGATTTAAGGATAGATGAAAAAGGAGACCCTTATGTATTAGAAGTGAATACTCTGCCTGGCATGACGGCTACAAGTTTACTTCCCAAAATAGCCCAGTCAGCAGGATTGAATTTTAAACAGTTAGTGGAGGAGATTTTAAGACTTGCGCTCAAAGAATCATAG
- the murB gene encoding UDP-N-acetylmuramate dehydrogenase produces the protein MDEKAWKEIFTGEFFQGEVKFREPMAGYTSLRIGGPADVIAFPEDPVSVKNILLAAGERKIPVFVLGAGTNLLVRDGGIEGIVVCLRAFKRIELLNETEDGAGVFVEAGVALQRLINFAKEKGYLGIENLVGIPGTVGGAIRMNAGAFNKEIKDVIISAVVLDKSGRLLKFNKKELGFSYRRSNIENGSIILSANIFLRKNDQKDIEKRMKEYLEKKRITQPIGERSAGCVFKNPDADSAGRLIEMAGCKGMRISDAEVSAVHANYIINKGEATAKDFIKLMDVVKDKVREKCGISLLPEIEIVGRNG, from the coding sequence TTGGACGAGAAAGCCTGGAAAGAAATATTTACTGGTGAGTTTTTTCAGGGCGAAGTAAAGTTTAGAGAGCCCATGGCAGGCTATACGTCTCTGAGGATCGGCGGGCCTGCTGATGTTATCGCTTTCCCTGAGGACCCGGTATCTGTAAAGAATATCCTCCTTGCAGCCGGTGAAAGGAAAATTCCGGTTTTTGTATTAGGGGCCGGAACGAATCTCCTCGTAAGAGATGGAGGCATAGAAGGTATAGTGGTTTGCCTGAGGGCATTTAAAAGGATAGAACTCCTGAATGAGACAGAAGATGGGGCCGGTGTTTTTGTGGAGGCAGGCGTGGCTCTTCAAAGGCTTATAAACTTTGCAAAGGAAAAGGGTTACTTGGGCATTGAGAATCTTGTGGGTATCCCGGGCACTGTTGGCGGGGCCATACGCATGAATGCAGGAGCTTTTAATAAAGAAATCAAGGACGTAATAATCTCTGCAGTTGTTCTTGATAAAAGCGGAAGACTTTTAAAGTTTAATAAAAAAGAACTCGGTTTTTCATACAGGAGATCAAACATTGAAAATGGCTCGATAATCCTCAGTGCCAATATCTTTTTGAGAAAAAATGACCAGAAAGACATAGAGAAACGCATGAAGGAATATCTTGAGAAAAAAAGGATTACTCAGCCCATAGGAGAACGCAGTGCAGGATGTGTTTTTAAAAATCCTGATGCAGATTCGGCTGGAAGGCTTATAGAAATGGCCGGGTGCAAGGGCATGAGAATTAGTGATGCTGAGGTAAGCGCTGTGCATGCAAATTATATTATCAACAAAGGGGAAGCAACAGCTAAGGATTTTATTAAACTGATGGATGTAGTCAAAGACAAGGTGAGAGAAAAATGTGGCATAAGCCTCTTGCCAGAGATAGAGATTGTGGGGAGAAATGGTTAA
- a CDS encoding UDP-N-acetylmuramate--L-alanine ligase, giving the protein MYKKFEIVHFVGIGGIGMSGIAEVLRNLGYEVRGSDLKETETTRRLRDLGIKITIGHRQDNIEGAHVVVISSAVMPDNPEVIAAKRLSIPVIPRAEMLAELARLKYSVLIAGAHGKTTTTSLIATILASGGLDPTVVIGGKLKGLGSNAKLGQGEFLVAEADESDGSFLKLSPTIAVVTNIDREHMDYFKSLAALKEAFLSFINKVPFYGLSILCSDNEHIRGLIPDVHRRYITYGLKGSADLRAVNISRGAINQGLSSRFEAVYKDESLGFFDLPLPGLHSISNALAAIAVALELELDIDTARQSLRDFSGIQRRFEFKGEIGGIRIFDDYGHHPTEIKATLGAAKENIGRRLIVLFQPHRYTRTRDMLEEFSGAFKDADKVLLMDIYAAGESPIKGIDSSVLFNGIKNSGCDVDYIKDRDEILKYLLKTLRPGDTFLTLGAGDVWKIGEELLDSFKIGAGKGA; this is encoded by the coding sequence ATGTATAAGAAATTTGAAATAGTCCATTTTGTAGGCATTGGCGGTATTGGTATGAGCGGCATTGCTGAGGTTCTCAGGAATCTTGGCTATGAGGTCAGGGGTTCGGATTTGAAAGAGACAGAGACAACCAGGAGATTGAGGGATCTGGGGATAAAGATAACGATAGGCCACAGGCAGGACAATATCGAGGGCGCACATGTTGTTGTGATCTCATCGGCTGTAATGCCTGATAACCCGGAAGTTATTGCTGCAAAACGGTTATCAATTCCAGTAATACCCAGGGCAGAGATGCTCGCTGAGCTTGCGAGGTTGAAATACAGCGTGCTGATAGCAGGTGCCCATGGCAAGACTACAACCACCTCTCTGATAGCCACTATTTTAGCCTCAGGCGGGCTTGACCCGACAGTTGTAATCGGAGGGAAACTTAAAGGACTCGGCAGCAATGCAAAGTTAGGACAAGGAGAATTTCTGGTTGCAGAGGCAGACGAAAGCGATGGGTCTTTTTTGAAACTTTCGCCGACTATTGCAGTGGTGACAAACATAGACAGGGAGCATATGGATTATTTTAAGAGCCTTGCAGCCCTGAAAGAGGCATTCCTTTCTTTTATAAATAAAGTGCCTTTTTATGGCCTCTCCATACTGTGCAGCGATAATGAACATATCAGGGGACTCATACCTGATGTTCACAGGCGCTATATTACATATGGTCTGAAAGGGAGTGCAGACCTCAGGGCTGTAAATATAAGCAGGGGTGCGATAAATCAAGGTCTTTCATCCAGGTTTGAAGCTGTCTATAAGGATGAATCCCTCGGGTTTTTTGATTTGCCCCTTCCAGGACTTCACAGTATCTCTAACGCCCTCGCAGCAATCGCAGTAGCACTTGAGCTTGAACTCGATATTGATACAGCGAGGCAATCCCTCAGAGATTTCAGTGGTATTCAAAGGAGATTTGAGTTTAAAGGCGAGATTGGAGGCATCAGGATTTTTGATGATTACGGGCACCACCCGACAGAGATTAAGGCTACGTTGGGGGCAGCTAAGGAGAATATAGGCAGAAGGCTCATTGTCTTATTTCAGCCCCACAGGTACACAAGGACAAGAGACATGCTCGAAGAATTCTCAGGCGCCTTTAAGGATGCTGATAAGGTTTTACTGATGGATATATATGCTGCTGGTGAAAGTCCCATTAAAGGGATAGACTCCAGTGTTTTGTTTAATGGGATAAAAAACTCTGGATGTGATGTGGATTATATAAAAGATAGGGACGAGATACTGAAGTATCTGTTAAAGACTCTCAGGCCAGGAGATACATTCTTGACTCTGGGGGCTGGAGATGTCTGGAAGATAGGGGAAGAATTGTTGGATAGTTTCAAGATCGGAGCAGGGAAAGGAGCTTAG
- the murG gene encoding undecaprenyldiphospho-muramoylpentapeptide beta-N-acetylglucosaminyltransferase translates to MRIIIAGGGTGGHLFPGIALAREFKKVHASTEIMFVGTAEGIEATVVPKEGFDVRFIRSEGLVRVGAVRTLRSLAKLPLSMKDSYTLLRTFNPDLVFGFGGYSSGPVVLTAFLMGIPTMIHEQNSIPGVTNKLLGKFVRAVAVTYQDSIEFFPKYKTHLTGNPVRKEILRGNRERGHKIFGLDKERFTIFVFGGSSGAHRINRAVTEGLSYLEDLKDKIQFLHQTGEKDFSATRESYRSMGFHGTVIPFIYEMADAYAASDLVISRAGASTIAELTACGKASILIPYPFAAGNHQELNARKLWDLGAAHMILDRDLKGKTLVDSIRYIYEDPDAIGTMEKISRSLGKPDAAQKIVEIAMGLLKLRTKN, encoded by the coding sequence ATGAGGATAATAATTGCAGGAGGAGGCACTGGCGGGCATCTCTTCCCGGGCATTGCTCTGGCAAGGGAGTTTAAAAAGGTGCATGCCAGTACAGAAATTATGTTTGTTGGCACAGCAGAGGGCATAGAGGCAACGGTGGTTCCAAAGGAGGGATTTGATGTGAGGTTCATAAGGTCAGAAGGGCTTGTGAGAGTTGGTGCAGTCAGGACATTGAGATCACTTGCAAAGCTGCCACTGTCAATGAAGGATTCTTATACACTCCTCCGGACATTTAACCCTGACCTTGTTTTTGGTTTTGGAGGCTATTCGTCTGGCCCTGTAGTCCTCACTGCTTTTCTTATGGGTATACCCACAATGATACATGAGCAAAACTCAATTCCAGGGGTTACAAATAAATTGCTTGGGAAGTTTGTTAGAGCAGTTGCGGTGACCTATCAGGATAGCATAGAGTTTTTTCCAAAATACAAGACGCATCTTACAGGCAATCCTGTAAGGAAAGAAATACTCAGGGGGAACAGAGAAAGAGGTCATAAAATTTTTGGTCTTGATAAAGAGCGATTCACCATTTTTGTGTTTGGCGGCAGTTCGGGTGCACACCGTATAAACAGGGCTGTAACCGAAGGCCTCTCATATCTTGAGGATTTAAAAGATAAGATCCAGTTTCTACATCAAACCGGCGAGAAAGACTTTTCTGCAACGAGGGAGTCTTACCGTTCGATGGGGTTCCATGGTACGGTTATTCCCTTTATTTATGAAATGGCCGATGCGTATGCAGCTTCTGACCTTGTTATATCAAGGGCAGGGGCCTCTACCATTGCCGAACTGACTGCGTGTGGAAAGGCATCAATACTTATTCCTTATCCATTTGCAGCAGGAAACCATCAGGAGCTGAATGCGAGGAAACTCTGGGATTTGGGGGCAGCTCATATGATCCTTGACAGGGATCTTAAAGGGAAAACCCTTGTGGATTCAATCAGGTATATCTACGAAGACCCGGATGCAATAGGGACAATGGAAAAGATTAGCCGTTCTCTCGGAAAGCCGGATGCAGCACAAAAAATTGTCGAGATAGCTATGGGTTTATTAAAGTTGAGAACTAAGAACTAA
- the ftsW gene encoding putative lipid II flippase FtsW, translating to MLYSKVKGKDIVIPVLALVGIGILMVYSSTAVIAFKKFGNGFHYLKNHLFTVFLGFIAMIFLSRVNYQRLRPFVIPMLVISVILLLLVFIPYVGVSAGGARRWLKLWPSTFQPSELAKIAMVIFLADYMSKKQEEMKSFRYGFLIPVSIMGIFQGLFLMQPDFGAAISFGILTMCLLFIGGTRWVHILGFVLMTIPLIYKLLLSVPYRMKRIKAFLDPEQDPLGSGFQLMQSFIAFGSGGLTGVGLGSSRQKLFFLPESHTDFVFSIIGEELGFIGTVIVLGFFMWLFIKGVKIAMRSDNAFAYYLAIGLTLMIGIQALVNFAVSTGLMPTKGLPLPFISYGGSSLLVNMAAIGILINVSRNSVHNPFSVIDRAKLIPPSSSSFTKGGRGDYSDAIYGHGSWMRFTK from the coding sequence GTGCTTTACTCTAAGGTAAAAGGAAAGGATATTGTTATCCCTGTTTTAGCTCTTGTTGGTATCGGGATTCTTATGGTCTATAGCTCCACAGCAGTCATAGCTTTCAAGAAGTTTGGTAATGGATTTCACTACCTTAAGAATCATCTGTTTACAGTCTTTCTTGGATTCATCGCAATGATATTCCTGTCGAGGGTTAATTATCAGAGACTGAGGCCTTTTGTTATCCCTATGCTTGTTATTTCTGTAATACTTCTCTTATTGGTTTTTATACCTTATGTGGGAGTTTCTGCTGGAGGGGCGCGGCGGTGGCTCAAGCTATGGCCTTCAACCTTTCAGCCTTCAGAACTTGCAAAAATAGCAATGGTTATTTTCCTGGCCGACTATATGAGTAAAAAACAAGAGGAAATGAAAAGCTTCAGATATGGGTTTCTTATTCCAGTTTCCATTATGGGAATTTTTCAAGGTCTATTTTTGATGCAGCCTGATTTTGGTGCGGCCATTAGTTTCGGGATTCTTACAATGTGTCTCCTTTTTATCGGCGGCACAAGATGGGTTCATATTTTGGGTTTTGTGCTGATGACCATACCGCTGATTTATAAACTTCTTTTATCTGTCCCGTACAGAATGAAGAGGATAAAAGCCTTTCTTGACCCCGAGCAGGACCCTCTCGGTAGCGGGTTTCAGCTTATGCAGTCTTTTATTGCCTTTGGCAGCGGCGGTCTTACAGGAGTGGGGCTGGGGAGTAGCCGCCAGAAGTTGTTTTTCCTTCCAGAATCACATACAGACTTTGTTTTTTCCATTATAGGGGAGGAGCTCGGGTTTATAGGGACAGTTATTGTGCTGGGCTTTTTTATGTGGCTTTTCATAAAGGGTGTGAAGATAGCAATGCGCTCTGACAACGCCTTTGCTTATTATCTTGCCATTGGTCTTACACTTATGATAGGGATTCAGGCCCTTGTTAATTTTGCCGTATCCACAGGTTTAATGCCGACCAAAGGGCTTCCACTCCCTTTTATCAGTTATGGTGGCTCATCACTTCTGGTGAACATGGCAGCAATAGGCATACTCATCAATGTATCAAGAAATTCTGTGCATAATCCATTTTCCGTAATCGATAGAGCTAAACTAATCCCCCCTTCTTCTTCCTCTTTTACTAAAGGGGGGAGGGGGGATTATTCAGATGCTATTTACGGGCATGGTTCGTGGATGCGGTTCACGAAATGA